ACAATCTGTAAATTTCCTTACACTGCAATCTCACGGAACTCTCATCACTAAGAGCCAAGTACCGTATGGAATCTCCGTCGTGCTTCACAGATGAGTTCTTATACAGCTTATCTCTCTTATCTCTCCTCATAATGTTAAGGCATCTCCACTTTGCCATCAACAACAATAAATATACAGGTTCACCGGAAACATGTAATTCATCAAATTTCTCCCAAAATGATACATAAACATCTTGCGCTACATTTTCGGCATCATACATATCTCTCAAGTAACAATAGGCATAATAACGCACCCTATTAAAGTACTTGAAATATAGCTCTTTAAAAAATATTTCCTTACCTATATTTTCACTATGCTCTTGCGACATGTAACAATACCTTTCATCACAACGCCAGAGTTAGCACATATAAAGAACCCATATATGGTTTTACCCTAAACGTTTTGTCAAATATTTTAAAAGAAAAAGCAATTTCCTATAGCAAATCAAACAGTGTCTCAAGTTTTATCCCGTGAGAGCCTTTAATTAGAATTGAACACCCTTTAATAGGCTGTTTCTTAAGCTGTTCTGCATATTCAGCGGAAGTTTTGTAAAGCTCAACGACAGTTTTCCCTCCGGAAATCTTTGCACCCGCATTTTTTGACCCAATGCCGCTAACGTTTTTAATGCAGTCAGCTCTTTTCTCATACAACTGCTTGTATGCCTTTCCGAATTCCTCACCTACCAAGATTAACTTTATTGGTTTCATCTTCAGCGCCTGGTCAACAACAATCTTGTGCTCTTTCACAGAATCATTCCCCAGCTCCAGCATATCTCCAAGCAGTAAAACCTTGTTTTTAAATTTCAGATTATTAAAGTTTTCCAGCGACGCCTTCATGCTTGTAGGGTTTGCGTTGTATGTATCTTTTATTAAAGTGTTCAGCTTTGTTTTTGTCATCTGAGAACGATTGTTAGAGGGGATGTAGTTCTCGATAGCCTTAACAGCAGCATTTGTAGGCACTGCAAAATACGTGGCAACACAAAGAGCGGCAAGAACATTATCGCTATTGTAATCACCTATCAGATGGGTAGATATCCTTATCATCTTTCCATTTTTGGAAGACCCTGATAAGTCAGGCATCTCCATTTTCAGGAACGGGTCAGACTCTTTATTCTTAAGAATTTTTGCGCAGTTGCTCTTTAATCCGTAAGGAACAATTTGCATATTCGGCCTCTGCTCCGCCATCTCCTTAAGGATTGGATTATCCACATTTACAAATGCTATCTTCTTATATTCCTGCAAGTTATCGTAAAGCTCCCCTTTGGCTTTTTTAACACCTTCAAAGGAACCAAATCCAAGAAGATGAGCCTTGCCCACGCTTGTAATAAGCCCAAACGTAGGACAAACAACGTTAACCAAAGTCCCAATATCA
The window above is part of the Bacteroidales bacterium genome. Proteins encoded here:
- a CDS encoding sigma-70 family RNA polymerase sigma factor, encoding MSQEHSENIGKEIFFKELYFKYFNRVRYYAYCYLRDMYDAENVAQDVYVSFWEKFDELHVSGEPVYLLLLMAKWRCLNIMRRDKRDKLYKNSSVKHDGDSIRYLALSDESSVRLQCKEIYRLYDLALSEMSPKTRETFLMSRNNDLKYKEIATLLNVSQKTVEYRIMSAFRVLRKYLGEYIRLIVLFL